A window from Ovis canadensis isolate MfBH-ARS-UI-01 breed Bighorn chromosome 4, ARS-UI_OviCan_v2, whole genome shotgun sequence encodes these proteins:
- the LOC138439201 gene encoding craniofacial development protein 2-like: MNQGKLEVVKQEMDTDTLGISKLKWTEMGEFNSDDHHIYYCGQESLRRNGVAITVNKRVQNAVLGCNLKNHRMISVYFQGKPFNITVIQAYAPTSNAEKAEVEQFYEDLQDLLELTPKKDVLFIIGDWNAKVGSQETPGVTGKFGLGMQNEAGQRLIEFCQENALVIANALFQQHKKRLYTWTSPDGQHRNQIDSILCSQRWRSSIKSAKTRPGADCGSDHEFLIAIFRLKLKKVGKTPRPFRYDLNQIPYYTVEVTNRFKGLDLIDRVSDEPWTEVRDTVQETGIKTIPMEKKCKQAKWLSEEALQIAVKRREAKSKGGKERYKHLNAELQRIARRDKKAFLRNQCKQKEENNRMGKTRDLFKKLEIPREYFMQRWAQ, translated from the coding sequence atgaatcaaggcaaattggaagtggtcaaacaggagatggacactgacactctaggaatcagcaaactaaaatggactgaaatgggtgaatttaactcagatgaccatcatatctactactgtgggcaggaatcccttagaagaaatggagtagccatcacagtcaacaaaagagtccaaaatgcagtacttggatgcaatctcaaaaaccacagaatgatctctgtttatttccaaggcaaacctttcaatatcacagttatccaagcctatgccccgaccagtaatgctgaaaaagctgaagttgaacagttctatgaagacctacaagaccttttagaactaacacccaaaaaagatgtccttttcattataggggactggaatgcaaaagtaggaagtcaagaaacacctggagtaacaggcaaatttggccttggaatgcagaatgaagcagggcaaaggctaatagagttttgccaagagaatgcactggtcatagcaaacgccctcttccagcaacacaagaaaagactctacacatggacatcaccagatggtcaacacagaaatcagattgattctattctttgtagccaaagatggagaagctctataaagtcagcaaaaacaagaccaggagctgactgtggctcagatcatgaattccttattgccatatttagactgaaattgaagaaagtggggaaaacccctagaccattcaggtatgacctaaatcaaatcccttattatacagtggaagtaacaaatagatttaagggactagacctgatagacagagtatctgatgaaccatggacggaggttcgtgacactgtacaggagacagggatcaagaccatccccatggaaaagaaatgcaaacaagcaaaatggctgtctgaggaggccttacaaatagctgtgaaaagaagagaagcgaaaagcaaaggaggaaaggaaagatataagcatctgaatgcagagttgcaaagaatagcaaggagagataagaaagccttcctcaggaatcaatgcaaacaaaaagaggaaaacaacagaatgggaaagactagagatctcttcaagaaattagagataccaagggaatatttcatgcaaagatgggctcaataa